One window of bacterium genomic DNA carries:
- a CDS encoding regulatory protein RecX — protein sequence MKIINPKAYALRLIELKPRSVHEIRDKLAKKGIDKAEIEAVVSGLETIGLLDDVKFARDWIENRQHFRPMGVIRLRQELFVKGIDREIVDQAIADYKSNADELPAALDLARRKMKLYTKLEPDAAKRRLAGFLARRGYEVSVVSKVLKELLKENILE from the coding sequence ATGAAGATCATAAACCCCAAGGCATACGCCCTGCGGCTGATAGAACTGAAGCCCCGCAGCGTCCATGAGATCAGGGACAAGCTGGCCAAGAAGGGCATAGATAAGGCCGAGATCGAAGCGGTTGTCTCTGGCCTGGAGACCATCGGCCTTTTGGACGACGTGAAATTCGCCCGGGACTGGATCGAGAATCGACAGCATTTTAGACCTATGGGGGTCATCCGTCTGCGGCAGGAGCTCTTTGTCAAGGGGATAGATCGGGAGATAGTGGACCAGGCTATCGCCGATTACAAAAGCAACGCGGACGAGTTGCCTGCGGCCCTGGACCTGGCCCGGAGAAAGATGAAGCTGTACACCAAACTTGAGCCCGATGCCGCCAAACGCCGTTTGGCGGGGTTTCTGGCCCGAAGGGGGTACGAGGTTTCGGTAGTGTCCAAGGTCCTAAAGGAACTGCTGAAGGAAAATATTTTGGAATAA